The following are from one region of the Egicoccus sp. AB-alg6-2 genome:
- a CDS encoding GMC oxidoreductase translates to MVGVEHFGVAVVGSGFGGSASAFRFADAGLSVCVLERGKAYAPGDFPRSPRDMAANFWDPSKGLHGMFDVWSFRGIDAVVSSGLGGGSLIYANVLLRKDEHWFVHEQPLGTGYEHWPISRADLDPHYDRVEAMLDAQRYPFDRPPYADTPKTRALREAAGQLGLGWQLPKLAVSFAGAGAHPGDPLPEAPYPNIHGRRRSTCRLVGECDIGCNVGAKNTLDHTYLSAAAARGAQVRTGCEVRHFAPLPGGGFRVDYVEHDPAREGEPKATGKLPLRTLTADRLVLAAGALGTPYLLLRNRRSFPGLGPALGTRFCGNGDLLGFMIGTRTPDGAVRHLDASRGPVITSTIRVPDEVDGGSGRGYYLQDAGYPQFVNWLLEASQAPGSVRRAARFVLHRLWATVSRTPRSDIGAALSDLLGDASLSSSSMPLLGMGRDVPDGVMRLRRNYLNIEWTTATSQSYFDAVRSSMQDIARVLGGQLRDNPTYRLKRVVTVHPLGGAPMGRHVGEGVVDGYGESFAYPGLFVADGAAMPGPVGPNPALTIAAFADRMAERILERAEVAGTSSLEPRHRTQEMPVPATTPTSLEFTEDMKGFAAPGATDHAVGFDEGRQQGHACMFHLTIRIADVDAFLQDPTHEAIAEGWVEYGPLGGRLPVVRGIFHLFVEEDDPARRRMLYRLFLVGPDGDAFTLNGYKDIHDDPGFDVWRDTSTLYTQLLRGHVGPLEEDGADVLASGVLHILKRDFARQMTTFRTEGPTAQARARALSDFGRLFLGELWRLYGPKLGGAGARR, encoded by the coding sequence ATGGTCGGCGTGGAGCACTTCGGGGTGGCGGTTGTCGGCTCCGGCTTCGGCGGCTCCGCCAGCGCGTTCCGGTTCGCCGACGCGGGGCTGTCGGTCTGCGTCCTGGAGCGCGGCAAGGCCTACGCACCGGGTGACTTTCCCCGCTCGCCCCGCGACATGGCCGCCAACTTCTGGGACCCCAGCAAGGGCCTGCACGGCATGTTCGACGTGTGGTCCTTCCGCGGGATCGACGCGGTGGTGAGCAGCGGCCTGGGAGGCGGTTCGCTGATCTATGCCAATGTGCTCCTGCGCAAGGACGAGCACTGGTTCGTCCACGAGCAGCCGCTCGGCACCGGGTACGAGCACTGGCCGATCTCCCGAGCCGATCTCGATCCCCACTACGACCGCGTCGAGGCCATGCTCGACGCCCAGCGCTATCCGTTCGACCGGCCGCCCTACGCCGACACGCCCAAGACCCGCGCACTGCGTGAAGCGGCCGGGCAGCTGGGTCTCGGCTGGCAGCTCCCCAAGCTGGCGGTCTCGTTCGCCGGTGCCGGCGCGCATCCGGGCGATCCGCTACCGGAGGCCCCGTATCCGAACATCCACGGCCGGCGTCGCAGTACGTGCCGACTCGTCGGCGAGTGCGACATCGGCTGCAACGTCGGTGCCAAGAACACGCTCGACCACACCTACCTGTCCGCCGCCGCGGCCCGCGGGGCGCAGGTCCGCACGGGATGTGAGGTCCGACACTTCGCCCCGCTCCCCGGGGGCGGCTTCCGCGTCGACTACGTCGAGCACGACCCGGCCCGCGAGGGCGAGCCCAAGGCCACCGGCAAGCTGCCTTTGCGCACGCTGACCGCGGACCGTCTCGTCCTCGCCGCCGGCGCCCTCGGAACTCCCTACCTGCTGCTGCGCAACCGCCGTTCGTTCCCAGGGCTCGGCCCGGCCCTCGGCACCCGCTTCTGCGGCAACGGCGACCTGCTCGGGTTCATGATCGGCACCCGGACGCCCGATGGCGCGGTGCGTCACCTCGACGCCAGCCGGGGTCCGGTCATCACCAGCACCATTCGCGTCCCCGACGAGGTCGACGGGGGCAGCGGGCGCGGCTACTACCTTCAGGACGCCGGGTACCCCCAGTTCGTGAACTGGCTGCTCGAGGCGTCCCAGGCACCGGGCAGCGTGCGGCGTGCCGCCCGGTTCGTCCTGCACCGGCTGTGGGCGACCGTCAGCCGTACCCCCCGCAGCGACATCGGGGCCGCGCTGAGCGACCTGCTGGGCGATGCCTCGCTGTCGTCGAGTTCGATGCCGTTGCTGGGGATGGGGCGCGACGTACCCGACGGCGTCATGCGGCTGCGCAGGAACTATCTGAACATCGAGTGGACGACGGCGACCTCGCAGTCCTACTTCGACGCGGTGCGCTCCAGCATGCAGGACATCGCCAGGGTCCTCGGCGGGCAACTGCGTGACAACCCCACCTACCGGCTCAAGCGCGTGGTGACGGTCCATCCACTCGGCGGGGCACCGATGGGTCGGCACGTGGGCGAGGGCGTCGTCGACGGCTACGGCGAGTCCTTCGCCTACCCGGGGTTGTTCGTCGCCGACGGTGCCGCGATGCCCGGCCCGGTGGGTCCGAACCCTGCCCTGACCATCGCCGCCTTCGCCGACCGGATGGCCGAACGCATCCTCGAACGGGCCGAGGTCGCGGGCACGTCCTCGCTCGAGCCGCGCCACCGCACGCAGGAGATGCCCGTGCCCGCGACCACGCCGACCAGCCTCGAGTTCACCGAGGACATGAAGGGTTTCGCGGCCCCGGGAGCGACCGACCACGCGGTCGGCTTCGACGAGGGCAGGCAGCAAGGCCACGCGTGCATGTTCCATCTCACGATCCGCATCGCGGACGTGGACGCGTTCTTGCAGGATCCGACCCACGAGGCGATCGCCGAGGGCTGGGTCGAGTACGGCCCGCTCGGAGGGCGACTGCCGGTCGTCCGGGGCATCTTCCACCTGTTCGTCGAGGAGGACGATCCGGCCCGGCGCCGCATGCTCTACCGGCTCTTCCTCGTCGGGCCGGACGGCGACGCCTTCACCCTCAACGGCTACAAGGACATCCACGACGACCCCGGGTTCGACGTCTGGCGCGACACCTCCACCCTCTACACCCAGCTGCTGCGGGGCCACGTCGGCCCACTCGAGGAGGACGGCGCCGACGTCCTCGCCTCGGGGGTGCTGCACATCCTCAAGCGCGACTTCGCCCGTCAGATGACCACGTTCCGGACGGAAGGTCCGACGGCCCAGGCGCGGGCCCGGGCGCTGTCCGACTTCGGCCGCCTGTTCCTCGGTGAACTGTGGCGGCTCTACGGCCCGAAGCTCGGTGGGGCGGGGGCACGACGATGA
- a CDS encoding YihY/virulence factor BrkB family protein gives MHPLSRRLIDRTPHRVRPAAELAVSTIDRVGSERLPGLAAEIAFWTLLSLPALMLTILAAGTLVGGAVGSDWQATLIDRIVEVASVALTGRTLERVVRPVLTQLVADSTAGLVSFAFLTTLWVASRAVRVVLTTLELVYGRTDLRAAWKTRLLSFVLTLGALVVGTILLPLLLAGPGFGERIAEWAGTDALGIATVWRTAYWPATLVLATLAIAVLYHLGVPGQTPWQRDLPGAALATIVWLLGSAGLRLYGTWVLNNDSAYGPLAGPIVAMLWLWVTGLAVLLGAALNAQIERRWPTT, from the coding sequence GTGCACCCCCTCTCCCGTCGCCTCATCGACCGCACGCCGCACCGCGTACGGCCCGCGGCCGAGCTCGCCGTGTCGACGATCGACCGCGTCGGGAGCGAGCGTCTGCCGGGTCTGGCGGCCGAGATCGCGTTCTGGACCCTGTTGTCGCTGCCGGCCCTGATGCTGACCATCCTCGCGGCCGGCACGCTGGTCGGAGGTGCGGTCGGCTCGGACTGGCAGGCCACGCTCATCGACCGCATCGTCGAGGTGGCCAGCGTCGCGCTCACCGGTCGGACGCTCGAGCGGGTGGTCCGACCGGTGCTGACGCAACTGGTCGCGGACAGCACCGCCGGCCTGGTCTCGTTCGCGTTCCTGACCACCCTGTGGGTCGCCTCGCGTGCGGTCAGGGTCGTGCTCACCACCCTGGAGCTGGTGTACGGCCGGACCGACCTGCGGGCGGCCTGGAAGACGCGGCTGCTGAGTTTCGTGCTGACACTCGGCGCACTGGTGGTCGGGACGATCCTGCTGCCCCTGCTGCTTGCCGGACCGGGATTCGGCGAACGGATCGCCGAATGGGCCGGCACCGACGCACTCGGGATCGCGACCGTGTGGCGGACCGCGTACTGGCCGGCCACGCTGGTCCTGGCGACCCTGGCGATCGCGGTGCTCTACCACCTCGGCGTCCCGGGCCAGACCCCGTGGCAGCGCGACCTGCCGGGAGCGGCGCTGGCCACGATCGTGTGGCTGCTCGGTAGTGCGGGCTTGCGGCTGTACGGCACCTGGGTGCTGAACAACGACTCGGCCTACGGACCGCTCGCGGGTCCGATCGTCGCGATGCTGTGGCTGTGGGTGACCGGGCTGGCGGTGTTGCTGGGAGCGGCGCTCAACGCCCAGATCGAGCGGCGCTGGCCGACGACCTGA